Part of the Cellulomonas hominis genome, TCCATCGGCTCGCGGATGATCAACGCCCGCTCGGAGACCGTGCTGGACAAGCCGGCGTTCCGGAAGGCAGCGGCGAAGCGGCGCGCGCTGGTGCCGATGGACGGGTACTACGAGTGGCAGGCGCACGAGCGCGGGCCGAAGACGCCGTACTTCCTGCACGGCGCCGAGCCGCTCGCCGCCGCGGGGCTGTACGAGCTGTGGCGGGACCACTCCAAGGCCGACGACGACCCGGCGCGCTGGCTGTGGTCGGTCACGATCATCACCCGCCCCGCGACCGACACCCTCGGGCACATCCACGACCGCTGCCCCGTGCTCCTCCCCCGGCCGCTGTGGGACGACTGGCTGGACCCGTCGATCACCGCGGCGGACGAGGTGGGCGCGATGCTGGTGCACGTCCCCGAGCCGCACCTGACCCCGCGGGAGGTCGGCCGC contains:
- a CDS encoding SOS response-associated peptidase, coding for MCGRYAQTRVDDELERDLLVDRILGEPHAPSWNVAPTQDVPVVLERVEDDGPQRQLRSARWGLVPSWAKDASIGSRMINARSETVLDKPAFRKAAAKRRALVPMDGYYEWQAHERGPKTPYFLHGAEPLAAAGLYELWRDHSKADDDPARWLWSVTIITRPATDTLGHIHDRCPVLLPRPLWDDWLDPSITAADEVGAMLVHVPEPHLTPREVGRAVGNVANDGPELVEPVRPED